The Nitrospirota bacterium genome window below encodes:
- a CDS encoding ABC transporter permease: protein MLNIYIQRFRRNPSGMAGLLLLMALAFVAIFASALSPYDFAEQVLLDRLQPPSWKHWMGTDDLGRDVLSRMLLGARISLTVGFVAVSISVVIGTALGILAGYVGRWVDSVIMRFVDIMLCFPTFFLILMVISLLEPGIFKVMAVIGITSWPGLSRVVRGECLRIRELEFVTSARAIGVPPRSIMSRHVLPNVLGYVLVSATLGVGGAILTEAGLSFLGLGVQPPTPSWGNILTSGKDYLHVAWWLMTFPGLGILVTVLSFNLVGEAIRDAIDPRQAPGS, encoded by the coding sequence ATGCTGAACATCTACATCCAGAGATTTCGGCGGAACCCTTCCGGGATGGCGGGCCTCCTCTTGCTAATGGCCCTGGCCTTTGTCGCGATCTTCGCCTCGGCCCTCTCGCCGTATGATTTCGCGGAGCAGGTGCTCCTGGACCGCCTCCAGCCTCCCTCCTGGAAACATTGGATGGGGACGGACGACCTCGGGCGTGATGTCCTGTCACGGATGCTCCTCGGCGCGCGGATCTCCCTGACCGTGGGATTCGTGGCGGTGAGCATCTCCGTTGTCATCGGGACCGCCCTGGGCATTTTGGCGGGGTACGTCGGACGATGGGTCGATTCCGTCATCATGCGGTTCGTGGACATCATGCTCTGCTTCCCGACGTTCTTCCTGATCCTCATGGTCATTTCGCTCCTGGAACCCGGCATTTTCAAAGTCATGGCCGTCATCGGGATCACCTCGTGGCCGGGGCTTTCACGCGTGGTGAGAGGCGAGTGCCTGCGCATCCGTGAGCTGGAGTTCGTGACCAGCGCGAGAGCCATCGGAGTTCCGCCGCGCTCGATCATGTCCAGGCACGTGCTTCCGAACGTGCTGGGCTACGTCCTCGTCTCCGCGACGCTGGGTGTGGGCGGCGCGATCCTCACGGAGGCGGGCCTGTCGTTCCTGGGACTGGGAGTCCAGCCTCCGACGCCGAGTTGGGGCAACATCCTCACATCGGGGAAAGACTACCTGCACGTGGCTTGGTGGCTCATGACATTTCCAGGACTCGGAATTCTGGTGACGGTCCTCTCATTCAATCTCGTCGGCGAAGCGATTCGAGACGCGATCGATCCCCGCCAGGCGCCGGGCTCATAA
- a CDS encoding ABC transporter permease: MARYLGRRLASMLFLLWGITVMTFGVMQLAPGGPIDLATEMSARTSPEIKDKLKVLYGLDQPWYIQYGRWMKRIARLDFGTSFKDERPVIDKIVERVPNTLLLNLCTMILIFLLAIPIGAVSAIKQNSLVDRGLAVLVFIGFSMPTFWFGLLMMMFFGILLGWLPVSGLHSLNYTDLGFGGRIWDTAQHLILPSLTAAFTGLAFLSRYTRVMLLEVIRQDYVRSARAKGLSSQRVFWRHAFRNTLIPMVTLMGLMLPDLIGGAFIFETIFAYPGLGRLGMDAMMARDYPVVMGLGTIVAFLTLLGNFLADVGVAVVDPRVRLAK, translated from the coding sequence ATGGCGCGATACCTCGGCCGACGACTGGCTTCCATGCTTTTCCTCCTGTGGGGGATTACGGTCATGACCTTCGGCGTGATGCAGCTCGCGCCGGGCGGCCCCATCGACCTGGCCACGGAGATGTCCGCCCGTACCTCGCCGGAGATCAAAGACAAGCTGAAAGTCCTCTATGGGCTGGACCAGCCCTGGTACATCCAGTACGGACGCTGGATGAAGCGGATCGCCCGGCTCGATTTCGGGACCTCGTTCAAAGATGAACGGCCGGTGATCGACAAGATCGTCGAGCGCGTTCCCAACACCCTGCTCCTGAACCTGTGCACGATGATTCTTATCTTTCTCCTCGCGATCCCCATCGGAGCGGTGTCCGCCATCAAGCAGAACTCGCTCGTGGACCGCGGCCTGGCGGTGCTCGTATTCATCGGATTCTCGATGCCGACGTTCTGGTTCGGCCTCCTTATGATGATGTTCTTTGGAATTCTGCTGGGATGGCTCCCGGTATCGGGGTTGCACTCGCTGAACTACACGGATCTCGGCTTCGGGGGAAGAATCTGGGACACCGCGCAGCACCTCATCCTGCCGTCCCTCACCGCGGCGTTTACCGGCCTCGCATTTCTCTCCCGCTACACCCGCGTGATGCTTCTTGAAGTCATCCGGCAGGACTATGTGCGTTCCGCCCGCGCCAAGGGCCTCAGCTCGCAGCGCGTCTTCTGGCGTCACGCGTTCCGCAATACGTTGATCCCGATGGTGACGCTCATGGGCCTCATGCTGCCCGACCTCATCGGCGGCGCGTTCATCTTCGAAACGATCTTCGCGTATCCGGGTCTTGGCCGGCTCGGCATGGATGCGATGATGGCCCGGGACTATCCCGTGGTCATGGGGCTGGGGACGATTGTCGCTTTCCTGACTCTCCTGGGGAATTTCCTCGCCGACGTCGGCGTGGCCGTCGTCGATCCGCGGGTGAGACTGGCGAAATAG
- a CDS encoding peptide-binding protein has translation MPVKVGVRAGRISLFTCSILACTAAGSPTRPERLVKGALHPFDGDAFVDASIGDASMLNPVLSNDSASGDINGMVYDGLLKYGPNLDIQGVLAEKWEVAEGGRTITFHLRQGVKWHDGAPFTADDVLYTYERLVDPKVRTPYSSDYELVKSVTAPAPHTVVVRYKEVFAPALESWMISIIPKHVYEAKTFACPPTRCRPKTDPPKTVENFNSHPANRCPIGTGAYTFCEWRTDEKIVLEANPNYFEGRPHVQRFIYRIIPDQAVQFLELRRQSIDTMVLRPDQYKAYDVFFENHQKFRFPSFSYSYMGFNLKNPLFQDRRVRLALAMALNKKEIIDGVLLGLGSPATGPFPPLSWAFDPGVEDIAFNPAEARRLLQEAGWSDSDGDGFLDRGGKPFRFTLMTNQGNKVRELTSEVLQLQLKKIGVDVTIRIVEWSSFIQKFVEPRAFDVVILGWSLGRDPDQYLIWHSSQTGPGKYNFVDYNNPEVDHLLERGRVTFEQAERQKIYRRIHRLIHDDLVYIFLYYPEATPVVHRRFEGPSVSALGLFWNFNQWHVPPEKRKYPVPVFEQ, from the coding sequence ATGCCTGTGAAGGTGGGCGTACGGGCGGGACGGATCTCCCTGTTCACCTGTTCGATCCTCGCCTGCACCGCGGCCGGAAGTCCCACGCGGCCCGAGCGGTTGGTGAAGGGTGCGCTGCACCCATTTGACGGTGATGCGTTCGTCGACGCCTCCATCGGTGACGCAAGCATGCTGAATCCGGTGCTCTCCAATGACAGCGCCTCCGGCGACATCAATGGAATGGTTTACGACGGACTCTTGAAGTACGGACCCAACTTGGACATTCAAGGCGTGCTCGCGGAGAAGTGGGAAGTGGCCGAAGGTGGGCGAACCATCACCTTCCATCTGCGGCAAGGCGTGAAATGGCATGACGGCGCCCCCTTCACCGCCGACGATGTGCTCTACACCTACGAACGGCTGGTCGATCCGAAGGTTCGAACGCCGTACTCTTCAGACTACGAGCTTGTGAAATCGGTCACGGCTCCGGCCCCCCACACGGTTGTCGTTCGCTACAAAGAAGTGTTCGCGCCCGCCCTCGAAAGCTGGATGATTTCGATCATTCCGAAGCATGTCTACGAGGCAAAAACCTTTGCCTGTCCTCCCACGCGTTGCCGACCGAAGACCGATCCGCCCAAGACCGTGGAGAACTTCAATTCCCATCCCGCCAACCGCTGCCCGATCGGAACGGGGGCGTACACCTTTTGCGAATGGAGAACGGACGAGAAGATCGTCCTTGAAGCCAACCCGAACTACTTCGAGGGACGGCCTCACGTACAGCGCTTCATCTACCGGATCATCCCCGACCAGGCCGTCCAGTTCCTCGAGCTTCGGAGACAATCGATCGATACGATGGTTCTCCGGCCGGACCAGTACAAGGCGTACGACGTGTTCTTCGAAAACCACCAGAAGTTCCGCTTTCCGAGCTTCAGCTACAGCTACATGGGTTTTAATCTGAAAAATCCGCTGTTCCAGGATCGTCGGGTCCGCCTTGCGCTTGCGATGGCCCTGAACAAGAAGGAGATCATCGATGGCGTGTTGCTTGGTCTGGGCAGCCCGGCCACCGGACCGTTCCCGCCGCTGAGCTGGGCTTTCGATCCGGGGGTGGAGGACATCGCGTTCAATCCCGCGGAAGCCCGCCGGCTCCTGCAAGAAGCCGGGTGGTCCGATTCGGACGGTGACGGTTTTCTGGATCGGGGCGGGAAGCCGTTTCGCTTCACGCTCATGACGAATCAGGGAAACAAAGTGCGGGAACTCACGTCGGAAGTCCTCCAGTTGCAACTCAAGAAAATCGGCGTGGATGTGACCATCCGCATCGTCGAGTGGAGCTCCTTCATCCAGAAGTTCGTGGAACCGCGCGCGTTCGATGTGGTCATTCTGGGCTGGTCGCTGGGCCGCGATCCGGACCAATACCTGATCTGGCACTCCTCGCAAACGGGACCCGGGAAGTACAATTTTGTCGACTACAACAACCCGGAAGTGGATCATCTGCTCGAACGCGGCCGCGTGACGTTTGAGCAGGCCGAACGACAGAAAATCTACCGGCGAATTCACCGGCTGATCCACGACGATCTGGTCTACATTTTCTTGTACTACCCCGAAGCGACGCCGGTGGTTCACCGACGGTTCGAAGGGCCGTCCGTCTCGGCGCTCGGCCTCTTCTGGAACTTCAACCAGTGGCACGTGCCGCCGGAAAAGCGGAAATACCCCGTGCCGGTGTTCGAGCAGTAG
- a CDS encoding tetratricopeptide repeat protein: protein MDFSTSSKGNVRAERSGVENLLPLLFGVVALTACATLRPQKSDVAPVELSPEADSYHLYMRARRELLNGDTSSAFRHYQEALRLEPDSTAIWAEYGQAAARQGDLIEAEKAYRRTSELAPKDIEPHLMLAQIYTVTGRWEAAIGEYEKVRGLDPAYPGIDLLIASADIEGGRLDEAEKKVQELLASQPENPSVLFYAARLAALRKDAAGAEALLNRALERAPDSVDLHWERHRLYEETQRRPQAVEELQKILLLSPSHEGARSKLWKWIWATREWSKAESVLLTLASAYPDEPYFFLALGWVFFEDDKRAPAVDAFRRCLELAPGLDDALYGAGVALEAIQKPGEAAAFLEKVGPESELFPEAMVRLSFLEGRQKQWDRAERRLKGLIRGHPQEARFHEGLGLIYQDQRNFGASQKALEKAVELEPDSESILYELGIVQEQNGRREASIETMKRILAGNPRHPNALNWVGYSYAEEGRNLDEAESLVRRALEARPNDGYFMDSLGWVYFQKGDFEGALELLKKAVQITPDDPVINEHLGDTHWNLGELSVAVEFYKKALTLSPKEDQTQRLRRKIEPRGVRL from the coding sequence ATGGACTTCTCGACAAGCTCGAAGGGTAATGTTCGAGCGGAGCGAAGCGGAGTCGAGAACCTCCTCCCCCTCCTGTTCGGCGTTGTCGCCCTCACGGCCTGCGCTACGCTTCGCCCCCAGAAGTCCGATGTCGCCCCGGTCGAGTTGAGCCCCGAAGCCGATTCCTATCATCTCTACATGCGGGCCCGCCGGGAGCTCTTGAACGGAGATACCTCTTCCGCCTTCCGGCACTACCAAGAGGCGCTCCGCCTTGAGCCGGACTCCACGGCGATCTGGGCCGAATACGGGCAGGCGGCGGCGCGGCAGGGCGATTTGATCGAGGCAGAGAAAGCGTACCGGCGGACTTCCGAGTTGGCCCCGAAGGACATCGAGCCCCATCTCATGCTGGCGCAAATCTACACCGTAACGGGACGCTGGGAGGCGGCCATCGGCGAATACGAGAAGGTCCGAGGCCTCGATCCCGCGTACCCGGGGATCGACCTGCTCATCGCATCCGCCGACATCGAAGGGGGTCGGCTGGACGAGGCCGAAAAAAAGGTGCAGGAATTGTTGGCCTCCCAGCCTGAGAATCCCAGCGTTCTCTTCTACGCGGCCCGCCTGGCCGCCCTGCGCAAAGACGCGGCGGGAGCGGAAGCCTTGCTCAACCGGGCGCTGGAAAGAGCGCCGGATTCCGTCGATCTGCATTGGGAGCGCCACCGCCTCTACGAAGAAACGCAACGCAGGCCCCAGGCCGTGGAGGAGCTTCAGAAGATTCTACTCCTGTCCCCCTCGCATGAAGGGGCGAGGTCGAAGCTCTGGAAATGGATCTGGGCAACGCGCGAATGGTCCAAGGCGGAGTCTGTTCTGCTGACCCTGGCCTCCGCGTATCCGGATGAGCCGTATTTTTTCCTGGCTCTGGGATGGGTTTTCTTTGAGGACGACAAGAGAGCGCCGGCCGTCGATGCCTTCAGGCGATGCCTCGAACTGGCCCCGGGGTTGGACGACGCCCTCTACGGCGCGGGCGTGGCTTTGGAGGCCATACAGAAGCCGGGTGAGGCCGCCGCATTCCTGGAAAAGGTGGGGCCCGAATCGGAACTATTCCCTGAGGCTATGGTCCGGCTCTCCTTCCTCGAGGGGCGTCAGAAGCAATGGGACAGGGCGGAGAGGCGGCTCAAGGGTCTGATCCGCGGGCATCCCCAGGAGGCACGGTTTCACGAAGGATTGGGGTTGATCTATCAGGATCAGCGGAATTTCGGCGCCTCCCAGAAGGCCCTGGAGAAGGCGGTGGAACTGGAGCCTGACAGTGAGTCCATCCTCTACGAGCTGGGCATTGTGCAGGAGCAGAACGGACGGCGTGAGGCGAGTATCGAGACGATGAAGCGGATCCTGGCCGGCAACCCCCGTCATCCCAATGCCCTCAATTGGGTGGGGTACAGCTACGCAGAGGAAGGCCGGAATCTGGATGAGGCGGAATCGCTCGTCCGCCGGGCGTTGGAGGCGCGGCCGAACGACGGCTATTTCATGGACAGTCTGGGCTGGGTATATTTCCAAAAAGGGGATTTCGAGGGCGCGCTGGAACTCTTGAAGAAAGCCGTCCAGATCACGCCGGACGACCCCGTCATCAACGAGCACCTTGGCGATACGCACTGGAATCTCGGGGAACTCTCGGTCGCAGTGGAATTCTACAAGAAGGCGTTGACGCTCTCCCCGAAGGAAGACCAGACGCAGCGGCTGCGCCGCAAGATCGAGCCGCGCGGCGTGAGGCTGTAG
- a CDS encoding HDOD domain-containing protein — MSISLELKRKIVRSVDDLPPIPQVVTKIKETMAKPNCTAKHIADLVSTDQALATKVLKLANSPYYGVLKPINNIQQGVAFLGFNTLHNLVLAGSLYKIYERDLKGYKMLKGQMWEHSVYAAFAAEMLADRTGKKPLKEVAFTAGLIHDIGKLVMSTYIGQVFDSVMEMVEQEKVSFLEAEKRLLGFDHAEIGSEVARKWRFPLDLVAAIRYHHTPKLVQGDPELVSVVHLADVACLMMGKGVGVDSMYYEMDPGSLKALNMVEDDLQGVIFRLSSSVDMSLLEQ; from the coding sequence GTGTCCATTTCGCTCGAGCTCAAACGGAAGATCGTGCGGTCGGTGGATGATCTTCCTCCCATCCCGCAAGTGGTGACGAAGATCAAAGAGACCATGGCCAAACCCAACTGCACGGCGAAACACATCGCCGATCTCGTTTCCACCGATCAGGCGCTGGCCACGAAGGTGCTCAAGCTTGCCAACTCGCCGTACTACGGGGTGCTCAAGCCAATCAACAATATTCAGCAGGGAGTGGCGTTTCTGGGATTCAACACCTTGCACAACCTCGTGCTGGCGGGGTCCCTCTACAAGATCTACGAGCGTGATCTGAAGGGGTACAAGATGCTCAAGGGCCAGATGTGGGAACATTCGGTGTACGCGGCCTTTGCTGCCGAGATGCTCGCCGACCGGACGGGAAAGAAGCCTTTGAAGGAGGTCGCCTTCACGGCCGGGCTGATCCATGACATCGGCAAACTCGTCATGAGCACGTACATTGGGCAGGTGTTTGACAGCGTGATGGAGATGGTGGAGCAGGAAAAGGTGTCCTTCCTTGAGGCCGAGAAACGGCTGCTGGGATTCGACCACGCTGAAATCGGGAGCGAAGTGGCGCGCAAGTGGAGATTTCCCCTCGATCTGGTGGCTGCCATCCGCTACCACCACACGCCCAAGCTGGTGCAGGGTGACCCTGAGTTGGTCTCTGTGGTGCACCTGGCGGACGTGGCCTGCCTGATGATGGGGAAGGGCGTGGGGGTGGACAGCATGTACTACGAGATGGATCCCGGATCCCTCAAGGCTTTGAACATGGTCGAGGACGATCTCCAAGGGGTCATCTTCAGGCTGTCCTCCAGCGTGGATATGTCGCTCCTCGAACAATAA
- a CDS encoding chemotaxis protein CheD yields the protein MPSLMIKIGELKVAAGGDKILDIPNVTSGITVVMLEKQKMVAGAFHALLPRCTSNNRADLSKFTDTGVRLLIAEMENQGVSKHELVVKLIGGSDLMGASALSIGQQNVEMAKKILGEEGLNVGGMEVGGRRKRDVQVRLREGKVLVKHLMGDPLEV from the coding sequence ATGCCATCGCTCATGATCAAGATCGGCGAATTGAAGGTTGCCGCCGGGGGTGATAAGATTTTAGACATTCCGAACGTCACCTCGGGAATCACCGTTGTCATGCTTGAAAAGCAGAAAATGGTGGCAGGGGCCTTTCACGCGCTGCTCCCCAGGTGCACGTCGAACAATCGCGCGGATTTGTCCAAGTTTACCGATACGGGAGTACGGCTGTTGATCGCGGAAATGGAAAACCAGGGTGTTTCAAAACATGAGCTGGTCGTGAAACTCATCGGAGGATCCGACCTCATGGGGGCGAGCGCCCTGTCCATCGGCCAGCAGAACGTAGAAATGGCCAAGAAGATACTCGGCGAGGAGGGTCTCAATGTCGGAGGCATGGAGGTAGGAGGCCGGAGGAAGCGTGACGTCCAAGTGCGTCTCCGCGAAGGCAAAGTGCTCGTGAAACATCTGATGGGCGACCCGCTGGAGGTCTAG
- the amrS gene encoding AmmeMemoRadiSam system radical SAM enzyme: METKRREYIEADTIVGDWWHPLPDGRIQCDLCPRYCKLHEGQRAFCFVRQRRADRIVLTTYGKSSGFCIDPIEKKPLAHFYPGSSVLSFGTAGCNLGCKFCQNWDISKAREVDRLSEAASPSAIAEAAVRAGCRSVAYTYNDPVIFAEYAIDTALACRERGVLNVAVTAGYIASEARKDFYSVIDAANVDLKAFTEEFYHKTCYGHLEEVLDTLAYLRNETQVWLEVTTLLIPGQNDSEAEVDQLCEWYLRTLGPDVPLHFTAFHPDHKMTDTPHTPPATLSRSRRQALKAGIHYVYTGNVLDADGQSTYCPSCGQCVIERDWHQLGRWSMDEGKCSACGTVIAGRFGALPENWGRRRTPVTFHTATPGPRA; encoded by the coding sequence ATGGAAACCAAACGGAGAGAATACATCGAAGCGGACACCATTGTGGGCGATTGGTGGCATCCACTCCCCGACGGCCGGATCCAGTGCGACCTCTGTCCCCGGTATTGCAAGCTGCACGAGGGCCAGCGGGCCTTTTGTTTCGTCCGCCAACGCCGGGCCGATCGAATCGTCCTGACCACGTATGGGAAGAGTTCGGGCTTCTGCATTGATCCGATCGAAAAGAAGCCGCTCGCCCACTTCTATCCCGGCTCCAGTGTCCTCTCCTTCGGCACCGCCGGCTGCAACCTGGGATGCAAGTTCTGCCAGAACTGGGATATCAGCAAGGCGCGGGAGGTGGACCGCCTCTCGGAAGCCGCATCACCTTCGGCCATCGCGGAAGCTGCGGTTCGCGCCGGATGCCGGAGCGTCGCGTACACATACAACGACCCCGTCATTTTCGCCGAGTACGCCATCGATACGGCGCTCGCCTGTCGCGAGCGGGGCGTCCTCAACGTTGCCGTCACGGCGGGCTACATCGCCTCGGAGGCCCGGAAGGATTTCTACAGCGTGATCGACGCGGCCAATGTCGACCTCAAGGCCTTCACCGAGGAGTTCTACCACAAGACCTGCTACGGCCATCTGGAAGAGGTACTCGATACCCTGGCCTACCTCCGAAACGAAACCCAGGTCTGGCTCGAAGTCACCACGCTGCTCATCCCCGGTCAGAACGACTCGGAGGCGGAGGTCGATCAACTTTGCGAGTGGTACCTGCGGACCCTCGGGCCGGACGTGCCGCTGCATTTCACAGCGTTCCATCCGGATCATAAGATGACCGACACGCCCCACACGCCGCCGGCCACGCTCTCCCGCTCGCGGCGCCAAGCCCTGAAGGCGGGGATCCACTACGTCTACACGGGGAACGTCCTCGATGCGGACGGGCAGAGCACCTACTGTCCGTCATGCGGACAGTGTGTCATCGAGCGGGACTGGCACCAGCTCGGCCGGTGGAGCATGGACGAAGGAAAATGCTCGGCGTGCGGCACGGTAATCGCGGGCCGCTTCGGGGCGTTGCCGGAGAATTGGGGTCGACGAAGAACCCCCGTCACATTCCACACCGCCACTCCGGGGCCGCGGGCATGA
- the dprA gene encoding DNA-protecting protein DprA, protein MGGSEARYALGLGRVSGVGPVIGKMLVRAFGSAKAVLEAKPSALTQLDGVGPKLAAALRKFHEWEAVDREVEQAARFGVDLLPLGSSVYPSLLSEIPDPPLCLYVKGKLEAEENDAVAIVGSRGASRDGVRAAGHLAGELVHRGVTVVSGMARGIDAAAHRSAMEAGGRTLAVLGCGMDVVYPAENVRLYKSIPERGAILSEYAFGTKPDAGNFPLRNRIISGLVRGVVVVEAAEKSGSLITAQRALDQGREVFAVPGSIYSRGSKGTNALIQQGAKLVSGVDDILEELFPDRKGAPGALPPPDLSALSPLDRIVLERLGSEAIHVDEIIESCGLGAARVSEILLRLELVGFVEQFAGKLFARK, encoded by the coding sequence ATGGGGGGGAGCGAAGCCCGATACGCGCTGGGGCTTGGGCGGGTATCGGGCGTTGGGCCGGTCATTGGAAAAATGCTCGTTCGAGCGTTTGGATCGGCAAAAGCTGTTCTTGAAGCCAAGCCGTCCGCCCTGACGCAATTGGATGGCGTGGGTCCGAAATTGGCGGCGGCGCTGCGAAAGTTCCACGAATGGGAAGCGGTGGATCGGGAGGTCGAGCAGGCAGCCCGATTCGGTGTGGATCTGTTGCCGCTCGGTTCGAGTGTCTATCCGTCGCTCCTTTCTGAAATTCCGGACCCTCCACTCTGCCTCTATGTGAAAGGGAAACTCGAAGCGGAAGAGAACGACGCCGTGGCCATTGTCGGTTCACGAGGGGCATCGAGAGACGGGGTGCGGGCGGCCGGACATCTTGCGGGGGAGTTGGTGCATCGCGGTGTGACGGTGGTCAGCGGGATGGCTCGCGGAATCGACGCGGCCGCGCACCGGAGCGCGATGGAGGCCGGCGGACGGACCCTCGCCGTGCTGGGATGCGGGATGGACGTGGTCTACCCCGCGGAAAACGTCCGGTTGTACAAAAGCATTCCCGAGCGCGGCGCCATCCTTTCCGAATATGCTTTTGGCACGAAACCGGATGCGGGGAATTTCCCTCTCCGAAACCGGATCATCAGCGGATTGGTGAGGGGCGTCGTGGTGGTGGAAGCGGCGGAGAAGAGCGGTTCGCTCATTACCGCGCAGCGCGCGCTCGATCAGGGGAGGGAGGTTTTCGCCGTGCCGGGGAGCATCTATTCACGGGGATCGAAGGGCACCAACGCGCTCATCCAACAGGGCGCGAAGCTGGTGAGCGGGGTGGACGACATCCTTGAGGAGCTTTTTCCGGACAGGAAAGGGGCGCCCGGCGCATTACCCCCGCCTGATCTTTCCGCGCTTTCTCCACTCGATCGAATCGTGTTGGAGCGACTCGGCTCCGAAGCGATCCACGTGGATGAGATCATCGAGTCGTGCGGGTTGGGCGCCGCCCGCGTGTCCGAGATCCTTCTCCGTTTGGAGCTGGTGGGATTCGTGGAGCAATTCGCAGGGAAGTTGTTTGCGAGGAAGTAA
- a CDS encoding LysM peptidoglycan-binding domain-containing protein has translation MVVGLLISTASWAESNGAQTEPPTESSKPSTESAAVASATSGEQQTHTVEDGDTLWDLSTRYFSSPWRWNDIWDANRDAVGNPHWIYPGQTLIIPPIRIEAVPDLPPELAAAPAFEPPPVPFVPPPEAPPEMPVMKLVPPKKIEPPALRVIPSLDKPREIVYQGLLGTGFITEEEYEEAPRVLGTMDGRRLMGQGDVIYLEFEESPTVQKGEKYLVVRVGEEIEHPDTGDDLGYRIEVLGSVEIEDTSTESASARVLVSYDYIATEDLIVPMQTVPERVLVKKGRKGIEGYVVAAREDVQFLGQGHIVYTDLGAGSGAEAGQVFKIVRSEEEVGGLLIPPVTVGEIVILRVGSTTSTALIVRSNSPVQVGDKIRSD, from the coding sequence ATGGTTGTGGGTCTGCTGATCAGCACGGCCTCATGGGCCGAATCGAACGGGGCGCAAACCGAGCCTCCAACCGAATCCTCCAAACCTTCCACCGAGTCGGCCGCTGTTGCTTCGGCAACATCCGGGGAACAGCAGACGCACACCGTAGAGGACGGGGACACCCTCTGGGACCTCTCAACCCGCTATTTTTCCTCGCCCTGGAGATGGAACGATATCTGGGATGCCAATCGCGACGCGGTCGGGAACCCTCACTGGATTTATCCCGGGCAGACGCTGATCATTCCGCCCATCCGGATTGAGGCAGTGCCCGATCTTCCGCCGGAGCTTGCCGCGGCCCCCGCTTTCGAGCCGCCCCCCGTACCCTTCGTCCCTCCGCCTGAAGCGCCGCCTGAAATGCCCGTCATGAAGCTCGTCCCTCCCAAAAAGATCGAACCCCCGGCGCTCCGGGTCATCCCGAGCCTCGATAAGCCGAGAGAGATCGTCTACCAGGGGCTGCTGGGCACCGGATTCATCACGGAGGAGGAATACGAAGAGGCGCCGCGCGTCCTGGGCACGATGGACGGTCGGCGTCTCATGGGGCAGGGCGATGTCATCTACCTTGAATTTGAGGAATCCCCCACTGTACAGAAAGGCGAAAAGTATCTCGTGGTGCGGGTGGGCGAGGAGATCGAGCATCCCGACACGGGGGATGACCTCGGGTATCGGATCGAGGTTCTCGGCTCCGTCGAGATTGAAGACACATCCACCGAATCCGCCAGCGCGCGCGTGCTGGTGTCTTACGACTACATTGCCACCGAGGATCTCATCGTACCCATGCAAACCGTGCCCGAAAGGGTGCTGGTGAAGAAAGGCCGGAAAGGCATCGAGGGCTATGTGGTGGCGGCGAGGGAGGACGTCCAGTTTCTCGGCCAGGGGCACATCGTTTACACGGATCTCGGCGCGGGAAGCGGGGCAGAGGCTGGACAGGTTTTCAAGATCGTGCGGTCGGAGGAGGAAGTGGGCGGGCTCCTGATCCCGCCGGTCACGGTGGGAGAGATCGTAATTCTCCGGGTAGGTTCCACGACGTCAACGGCACTCATCGTGAGAAGCAATTCGCCGGTGCAGGTGGGCGACAAGATCAGATCGGATTAG
- the ybgF gene encoding tol-pal system protein YbgF: protein MRKLPKFTLGTGLAFVLASCAGGLKEKEAQDIKTQLADLQRSFVDLNLRMDNLDSRVEIVSQRTVEVDKRLQTVEQDKQKPLEITKIVPSTTDLPKPASSASPSPEPRKILTNETITKMDPISLYNDAFGKFQKGKLDDAERGFKEFLELYPAHENADNAMYWQGEVKYARGQFQDALQMFNRVIEQYPKGNKVPDALVKIGYCHLRLGETDQAGSSFKRVIEEHPFSFAANQAQRKLEELK, encoded by the coding sequence ATGAGGAAACTTCCCAAGTTCACACTCGGAACGGGTCTGGCCTTTGTGCTGGCAAGTTGTGCCGGCGGGCTGAAAGAGAAGGAAGCCCAGGACATCAAGACCCAACTAGCGGATCTTCAACGCAGCTTCGTCGATCTGAACCTGCGCATGGACAATCTCGACTCCCGCGTCGAAATCGTCAGCCAGCGTACGGTGGAGGTGGACAAGCGGCTGCAAACGGTGGAGCAAGACAAACAGAAACCGCTCGAAATCACGAAGATCGTACCGTCCACGACCGACCTGCCCAAGCCTGCCTCCAGTGCGTCGCCTTCCCCTGAACCGCGGAAGATTCTGACCAATGAAACCATCACGAAGATGGACCCGATTTCGCTCTACAACGATGCCTTCGGGAAATTCCAGAAGGGGAAGCTGGACGATGCGGAAAGGGGTTTCAAGGAATTTCTCGAACTCTATCCCGCCCACGAGAACGCGGACAACGCGATGTACTGGCAGGGGGAAGTGAAGTACGCGCGCGGCCAGTTTCAAGATGCGCTTCAAATGTTCAACCGGGTGATCGAGCAGTACCCGAAGGGGAACAAGGTTCCTGATGCGCTCGTGAAGATCGGTTACTGCCACCTTCGCCTGGGTGAAACGGATCAGGCCGGATCGAGCTTCAAACGGGTGATCGAAGAACACCCGTTCAGCTTCGCGGCGAACCAAGCACAGAGGAAACTGGAGGAACTGAAATAG